The Sulfurimonas aquatica genomic sequence CCAAAGTGGGCAAACTCTACTGATGGATGAGAGCTTATGGTTCCACTAAGTTGTTTTAACTCTCCGGCTAAAGTATTTAGGAGAGTTGATTTTCCTTTTCCATTTTTTCCGATGATGCCTAAACACTCCCCACGTTTAATAGAAAAAGAGATATTTTTAAAGAGTATGTTTTCTGGTGTATATCCAAAGCTAAGATTTTCAACCTCTAACATTAACTTTGCAGGCGTCTCTTTAAAGTTAAAGTCAAATGCCAAAGTGTTGTCAAACGCCAAGTCATCAAGAAGTTCCATCTTTTCTAATTGTTTAACCTTAGACTGTGCAAGAGACGCAGTAGACGCGCGAGCCTTATTTTTAGCTATGAACTCTTCTAACTCTTTTACTTTTTTATCTTGTGCAATTTTCTGTTTTGCATAGAGTTCATCATTGGCATTTAACTGCTCATAAAATTTATGTGTATCACCTTGGATTATCTCTATCTTTTTTCTCACGATTCCCATGGTATGGGTACAAACACTGTCCATAAAGTCACGGTTGTGTGTTATAAGAATAACCTCACCCTCAAAAGCTCTTAAAAATGACTTCAGCCAACGCAGAGAGACGATGTCAAGGTAGTTGGTAGGCTCATCGAGTAGAAGTAAGTTAGGTTCGGTCACAAGGAGTTTTGCAAGGTTGATGCGGATTTGATATCCACCTGAAAATGAGAGTGGATCTTTTTCTAAGTCCTCTTGAGTAAACCCAAGTCCAAAGAGTATCTTCTCCACTCTATAAACGTCATACTTCATCTCGTCTTCTAATGCTAAAGCCGCCTCTTCTCTAAGTGTGCTCTCACTAAACGTAAGGTGCTGTTTTAGCGTGCCTATCTTGTAGTTTTTTGGGATGATTATCTCACCGTCATCGGCAGACTCTTCACCAAGTATGAGTTTGAAAAGTGTTGACTTTCCACTTCCATTTCTTCCAACTAGTCCAGTGCGATTTCCTGCATTTAGTTTTAAGTTGAGATTGTTAAAAAGTTCTTGGGAGGCGAAATTTTTAGAGATGTTTTGTAGTTGTATCATAGGACTCTTTTTATTTATATCTGCCGTATTATATCAAGACAAAATAGTCAGTTTGCTTATTACTTTTTGTGTATTAACGAGACATTGGTTACTCTATTTCTTCCATTGAGTTTAGATTTATATAAGGCTCTATCTACAAGTTTTAAAACATGGTCTACATTTTCGCCTTCAATTATGGAAGAGTGATAGAGTCCACAACTTATTGTCTTTGAAAAACTAATATCATCAACGCTAAAGACATGTTGCTCAATGAGTTTTCTTATTTTCTCGGCAATATTGCTTACATCCGTATAATCGATACGATTGAGCAGTATCACAAACTCCTCTCCACCAGCTCTATAGACCTTATCATTTTCACGTACTGCTTCTTTTAATATCTTTGATATCTCTTTTATGACCCTATCACCAATATCATGTCCATAAGTATCATTCACATCTTTAAACCAGTCTATGTCAAACATTAAAACGGCATAAGGAGCCTTATGATCTCTCTCATGACTTATCGCTCTTTCAACATCTTTTTCAAGTGTAAGGCGATTTCTCAGTCCTG encodes the following:
- a CDS encoding ABC-F family ATP-binding cassette domain-containing protein: MIQLQNISKNFASQELFNNLNLKLNAGNRTGLVGRNGSGKSTLFKLILGEESADDGEIIIPKNYKIGTLKQHLTFSESTLREEAALALEDEMKYDVYRVEKILFGLGFTQEDLEKDPLSFSGGYQIRINLAKLLVTEPNLLLLDEPTNYLDIVSLRWLKSFLRAFEGEVILITHNRDFMDSVCTHTMGIVRKKIEIIQGDTHKFYEQLNANDELYAKQKIAQDKKVKELEEFIAKNKARASTASLAQSKVKQLEKMELLDDLAFDNTLAFDFNFKETPAKLMLEVENLSFGYTPENILFKNISFSIKRGECLGIIGKNGKGKSTLLNTLAGELKQLSGTISSHPSVEFAHFGQTNIDRLHANATVIDEIHSANTKLPTQSIRSIAGAMMFSGDSADKKVSLLSGGEKSRVMLGQILAREVNLLFLDEPTNHLDMDSIEALTNAIRNFEGAVIIVTHSEELLRRVCDRLVIFAKEGAEYFDGGYDEFLEKIGWDEGEDEKLEKNKPAPKSNTKENKKLKADLTRERNKITSPLKKKVQKIETNIMEIEEQLELHHKELVEVSNSGDSASLIELSKLVSKEESEVEELFEELEIAQSELDEINEEYEKKMELL